The Priestia koreensis genomic interval ACAATTTGATATTTCGTAGCCCCCATCGCATACGCTGCTTCGAGAACTCCATGGTCAACTTCTAACAATGAATTTTCTATTAGACGGGCTAAATATGGTCCTAGAAAAACAGACAGCGGTACGATAGCAGCACCTATCCCAATTGATGTTCCTGTCACAAAACGAGTAAACGGAATAATCGCTATTAATAAAATGATAAAAGGTACTGATCTAACAATATTGACAATGGCATTTAGGATATTAAAAACAATTCTATTTTCTTTAATGTGACCTGGTCTTGTGATGACTAAAATAATGCCCAAAGGCAAACCGATGATTGTTCCACAGATTAGAGAACCAAGCACAGTCCAAAATGTTTCCATACATGCCTGTAAAAACTGCGGCCAAAAAAATTCCCAACTAAAACTCATTTGCTATTACCTCCTTCACTTCAACTCCATGATCTTGGATATAGCGAATGGCTTTTTCACTTTCTCGCTGATCTCCGTCTAGCGTAACGAATAAATTTCCATATGGGCGTTGTTGAAGCTCTGTTACCGATCCATACAGAATATTAAAATGAATATCGAAGCGCTTTGATACTTCCGAAAGAAGAGGCGTTCCTGCTTTTTCTCCGATAAAGATGAAGCGATAAAACTTAGAATCAGATACGGAACTTCGTAAGTTTGAAGGTATCTCATTTTGAAATACCGTATTAACAAAGTTTTGTGTGATCACTCTTTGTGGGTTAGTGAACACGTCATATACGGTGCCTTCTTCAACGATTTCCCCGGCATCAATGACCGCTACTTTATCGCACAAATCCCGAATAACGCTCATTTCATGTGTAATTAAAACAATGGTTAGGTTGTATTCTTTGTTTACCTTTCTTAGTAACTCTAATACGTTTTTCGTAGTTTCAGGGTCGAGAGCAGACGTAGCCTCATCGCATAGTAAATAGTCTGGATCTGTAACTAACGCCCTTGCAATTCCTACCCTTTGCTTTTGACCACCTGATAAGTGGCCCGGATATGCATGTTCTTTTCCGCTTAATCCAACAAAATCTAAAATTTGTTTTACTTTTTCCTGCACCTGATGCTTCTTTTTACCTTCTAGATAAAGAGGCATGGCGACATTATCAAAAACGTTCTTTCCTGATAAGAGGTTAAAATGCTGAAAGATCATGCCAATCTTGCGGCGTTTAATTCTTAATTCATGTTCATTTAACGATGTGATCTCTTCATCTCCTAGAAATATCTCACCTTCACTAGGATCTTCTAG includes:
- a CDS encoding methionine ABC transporter permease — protein: MSFSWEFFWPQFLQACMETFWTVLGSLICGTIIGLPLGIILVITRPGHIKENRIVFNILNAIVNIVRSVPFIILLIAIIPFTRFVTGTSIGIGAAIVPLSVFLGPYLARLIENSLLEVDHGVLEAAYAMGATKYQIVTKFIIPEVIPSLILSFTTGTISLIGSTAAAGAVGAGGLGDLAITYGYQRFVTEAIVITVILLLIIVQVIQSIGNTLSRSVRRKRG
- a CDS encoding methionine ABC transporter ATP-binding protein, which gives rise to MIEVRNVSKVFEGKQRVHALKNINLTIKEGEIFGIIGFSGAGKSTLIRCLNRLEDPSEGEIFLGDEEITSLNEHELRIKRRKIGMIFQHFNLLSGKNVFDNVAMPLYLEGKKKHQVQEKVKQILDFVGLSGKEHAYPGHLSGGQKQRVGIARALVTDPDYLLCDEATSALDPETTKNVLELLRKVNKEYNLTIVLITHEMSVIRDLCDKVAVIDAGEIVEEGTVYDVFTNPQRVITQNFVNTVFQNEIPSNLRSSVSDSKFYRFIFIGEKAGTPLLSEVSKRFDIHFNILYGSVTELQQRPYGNLFVTLDGDQRESEKAIRYIQDHGVEVKEVIANEF